In the genome of Cyclopterus lumpus isolate fCycLum1 chromosome 19, fCycLum1.pri, whole genome shotgun sequence, one region contains:
- the jmjd1cb gene encoding probable JmjC domain-containing histone demethylation protein 2C, protein MAVEARPELVGKRFLCVSGDEPPEIGDIGRWPWRSGVIRAVNHLDSDNPDLTVYVEFDDEEWEKREWVKVYEDFQLFLLEHQLVWAKRKEGAGGGAGGLLQGTKAKHIQWPALAFKPVVGKSLLSSVTAVEFLLDRQLDFLSDHSAFQPYQDEVDSQNPVLRDNHQLHEEVRGWLKDQKVQEIFMQGPYSLNGYRVRVYRQDSATQWFTGIITHHDLFSRNMVVMNDQVLEPQNVDPSMIQMTFLDDVVHSLLKGENIGITSRRRSRSSTNNNSAHMAGGRPSGTTGSTQSHYTRAQANSPRPIMTSSGPNPKGSQGTLASQQQSQSQQSQQPVSQSHHSPGSSGREQREQRNSRSSRRKGSDSSVPEEDKDRREEPTGRDSKSKAKQAVNKRRKGEEDEKKAGLKRLKTDMTSDLSESSDSENPHNKRTAHSSCSSSSSSSSSSSSSSSSSSSEANSENELKSRASDVKQIVVSKKEEEKEQQPPPMQGTKMNDSSSLIGRLSPWAELQGAEDGKKVVVKETGKMSTKQEEELVAVTQITQSPRQQVPQMSEAVQAGSVESSKSIVKVSSQSQTPSLSNPAGTGSRGVIDITDEAQATVHQESSEAVSALLASQKAESTALSPYLPLNPSPVSSPPVPPSPSPSEGGRRTDTEPQGIMGGGITAARSLSNKMEFTPSEVIRPVTSMVENVVLVEKEKTVLPHHLHHQQQQQHAQQQHYTSIHPGIRSPSLSEETRKHPPQQVPPHKMNTILHPELVRSRMSPNPAQLDALKQKPQHPNNSQSHPYPNTNPADLLKAKPHPGLLDISKPKPNTSPEVSKHKIPRYSDTSPPPLGRLAAKLETAESPRSGFKPVPARSESGGVSLSCSTKSPLIIDKNETFTVYRDPALVRSDAENSVSVSVSSNHVAAYLHPHLHTLHSPSPHSPCLTTASHPHAASHLLAPPHTSSLPHSHLLPPGVLPSMPPPTASLLGGHPRLDSPSGLGHLALPHQQQFLQGQGPPPPSLLAQAHGGAAGLGLYPILWQYPNGTPTSYPPGLNLPPTAKWVHPENPVSVNSEGSLRRNSASPWLHQAAGSAGDAMGLLSHVPVRPASADPHRPPIKISVHASPPLSKAGMNAHKEDMDKKGFVDPIRTLTLAQLKQEQTDRSRTPTGKDVHLHRLYLDPHCKARMANAQDAVQAADRASKYKEENRQILKESIEVAPFTAKIQRSGDPGMDRDRERCRDPAFPVRLLALACPSPKAGHIHPHVIQSEKSNYFTTLSNSVVNEPPRLYPSKELSSYYEKVSGGAPGVVTSVGATVPSQGALSLGSYSSKASLSKPPPLIKHQPEGGEGLAGKITEQLSQQVTLVQQQQQLHTGGMDRIERRSPAISPSSSTSSSTAHNHHHHHHHQQHQQQQQQQQQQQQHHQLRAMPSLHRAPVFHPPTQHALDRKEAAEREREREKERERERERERERERERERAGYGGRLSPPTLTPIQPVSLAVAGSKTSAEQQKPPTLLPELRDVKGHGNAATITSVASVFGGEIMTSSVDAWRQGEMIQDRGGMSRVKPQSAMASVIVRPSSSIKYDSLVGFNKSGAMITKDLPQGRFYPAKLQGEALRLGESVREVVAGRVIQPNSNFDDSCIQYKHASMRAMQGTMAAGITNSVCRTAISATSAFGIQSISGTAIPELGYSISAHKTGICGRVLNHSGPGEYQEGLGSRTTSPGGSLPPPSPAGTPQPSQSLTPTPSSISGCSQPYSSSFVHLKKHKAALAAAQSRSNFSTVPTSIAAGNCFLPVDSVDKTPVRNSPPPPSSSQASSSSVDSSISSSASGTTTTGKSSPVPNGQTSGSASTSSGQPSNYHKLKKAWLTRHSEEDRNTTATASFTSIKPEKLPSTSNSTSTATSTSTSNTAAMSEMIKPCTVNLSASTSSEVELSKDCKAERERQLEEKVGGAATGGVGEERKAAPSSRRGNKRSYESASESGGDDSDASESKMEGRAKRQPKPTYKKKQNDMARRKGDNEKDEDDLKPNGIFRSAREKTKLKLASTNGIPRSVLKDWRKVKKLKQTGESFLQDDSCAEIGPNLQKCRECRVVRSKKGEEPTHSPVFCRFYYFRRLSYSKNGVLRMDGFSNPDQFDDEALSLWVPGLMEESQLDQTTAKYILSFIGDKFCQMVVTENNAATWIKKDAKLAWKRAVRGVREMCDACEATLFNIHWVCQKCGFVVCLDCYKAKERRSSKDKELYGWLKCVKGQPHDHKHLMPTQIIPGTVLTELVSSMHSLREKYNIKPNCPCTNKQNLLTKLPATNGVSQVLQNVLNHSNKLSLVKAEPGSQQNSDQGGTKVETNGGSGGESNPGSDAGSAPVTPPESQSPLHFLADLAEQKSREEKKENKLVLLGKSVKEDKVGDSLEVLQQCKTTSLVANSTEQGSTLRDLLTTTAGKLKLGSTDAGIAFAPVYSTASQMGKGGRTMPNILDDIIASVVENKIPASRQSIATKLSIKHEPVTLSNNNSIPATAISEDAKPDRKKLAHVTAAVPEESTNQYPDIPHCWLNNRRLLWLKDHRNQNNWRLFRECWRQGQPVLVSGIHKRLNGGLWKADSFNQEFADHQGDLLNCKDQVVSNSGIKEFWDGFEDITKRPKSKDGEPMVYRLKDWPSGEEFMALMPSRYDDLMKNLPLPEYSDPEGNLNLASHLPSFFVRPDLGPRLCCAYGVAASQDQDFGTANLHVEVSDVVSILVYVGVAKGNGVLSKTGVLKRLEEEELDEGVRRRLKDSSETPGALWHIYLNKDMDKVREFLHKEQGSDTMVDQDPIREQGSYLSRKQRQRLLDEHGVQGWTVVQFLGDSVLIPAGAMHQVQNLHSCVQVINDFVSPEHVANSFHLTQELRPSKEEVNYEDKLQVKNILYHCVKEAVNSLKRSGSEEDDQEENS, encoded by the exons ATGGCGGGAGGGAGACCCAGCGGGACCACTGGCAGCACTCAG AGTCATTACACGCGAGCCCAAGCCAACAGCCCCCGCCCCATCATGACCTCATCGGGCCCCAACCCAAAGGGTTCCCAGGGGACGCTGGCCTCTCAGCAGCAGAGCCAATCGCAGCAAAGCCAGCAGCCCGTCAGCCAATCGCACCACTCGCCCGGCAGCAGTGGGCGGGAGCAGAGGGAGCAGCGCAACTCTCGCTCGTCCAGGAGGAAAGGATCGGACAGCAGCGTTCCAGAGGAGGACAAGGACCGAAGAGAGGAGCCCACAGGGAGAG ACTCCAAGTCAAAGGCCAAACAGGCGGTGAACAAACGCAGGAAAGGCGAGGAAGATGAGAAGAAGGCAGGTCTAAAGAGGCTAAAGACTgacatgacctctgacctgtcgGAGAGCAGCGACTCAGAAAACCCGCACAACAAGAGGACCGCccactcctcctgctcctcctcctcctcatcgtcctcgtcctcctcgtcctcttcctcttcctcctcctcggaggCCAACTCTGAGAACGAGCTAAAGTCTCGTGCCAGTGATGTGAAACAAATCGTCGTTTccaaaaaggaggaggagaaggagcagcagccGCCCCCGATGCAGGGCACCAAAATGAACGATTCCTCCTCTCTCATTGGCCGCCTGTCCCCATGGGCGGAGCTTCAGGGAGCGGAAGACGGCAAGAAGGTTGTGGTCAAGGAAACGGGCAAAATGTCAACCAAGCAGGAAGAGGAGTTGGTGGCGGTGACGCAGATCACCCAGTCTCCACGGCAACAGGTGCCTCAGATGTCTGAGGCGGTCCAGGCCGGCAGTGTGGAGAGCAGCAAGAGCATCGTGAAAG TGTCTTCTCAATCTCAGACGCCATCGCTGTCCAATCCCGCCGGCACTGGCAGCAGAGGCGTGATCGACATCACGGATGAGGCCCAGGCCACTGTGCACCAGGAGAGCTCCGAGGCCGTGTCAGCACTGCTCGCCTCGCAGAAGGCCGAGTCCACGGCCCTCTCCCCTTACCTTCCCCTCAACCCCTCTCCCGTTTCTTCGCCGCCCGTTCCGCCGTCTCCCTCGCCATCGGAAGGAGGCCGCAGGACGGATACTGAGCCGCAAGGCATTATGGGAGGTGGCATAACAGCAGCCAGGAGCTTAAGCAACAAGATGGAGTTTACTCCCTCTGAGGTCATCAG GCCTGTCACATCGATGGTTGAAAATGTGGTgttggtggagaaggagaaaactgtccttcctcatcatctccatcatcaacagcagcagcagcacgcacaacaacaacactacacATCCATCCACCCCGGCATCAGGAGCCCGTCTCTGTCTGAGGAGACGAGAAAACACCCTCCGCAACAAGTGCCACCCCACAAGATGAACACAATCCTCCACCCTGAACTAGTCAGATCCAGAATGAGCCCCAACCCAGCTCAGCTCGACGCCCTGAAACAGAAACCACAGCACCCCAACAACTCTCAGAGCCATCCCTACCCCAACACAAATCCAGCTGACCTTCTCAAGGCTAAGCCCCACCCGGGCCTGCTGGACATCTCCAAACCCAAACCCAACACCTCCCCAGAGGTCTCCAAGCATAAAATACCAAGGTACTCCGATACCTCCCCGCCTCCATTAGGCCGCTTGGCGGCCAAATTAGAAACGGCAGAATCCCCGCGGTCCGGTTTCAAGCCGGTGCCGGCGCGGTCGGAGTCTGGTGGAGTCAGTTTGAGCTGCAGCACCAAGAGCCCTCTGATCATCGATAAGAACGAGACCTTCACCGTTTACAGGGACCCAGCGCTGGTCCGCTCAGACGCTGAGAactctgtctccgtctccgtgTCCTCCAACCACGTGGCAGCCTATCTCCATCCCCACCTGCACACCCTtcactccccctcccctcactccCCCTGCCTCACCACCGCGTCCCACCCCCATGCCGCCTCCCACCTCCTCGCCCCTCCTCACACCTCTTCCCTACCTCACTCGCACCTGTTGCCCCCCGGGGTGCTCCCGTCCATGCCTCCTCCCACGGCGTCCCTCCTTGGGGGCCATCCCCGGCTCGACTCCCCCAGCGGGCTGGGCCACCTCGCCCTGCCTCACCAACAGCAGTTCCTCCAG GGTCAGggcccccctccaccctctctACTAGCCCAGGCTCATGGCGGGGCAGCAGGGCTGGGTCTTTACCCTATCCTTTGGCAGTACCCCAACGGAACGCCCACCTCTTACCCCCCGGGGCTCAACCTGCCCCCCACAGCCAAGTGGGTCCACCCTGAAAACCCTGTCAGCGTGAATTCCGAGGGTTCGCTCAGGAGG AACTCAGCCAGTCCGTGGTTGCACCAGGCCGCTGGCAGCGCTGGTGACGCTATGGGTTTGCTAAGCCACGTTCCCGTTCGGCCGGCAAGTGCCGACCCCCACCGGCCCCCGATCAAGATCAGCGTTCACGCGAGCCCTCCGCTGTCGAAGGCCGGCATGAACGCGCATAAAGA AGACATGGATAAGAAAGGCTTCGTGGACCCGATCAGGACGTTGACGCTGGcccagctgaagcaggagcaGACGGACCGGAGTCGAACCCCCACGGGGAAAGACGTCCACCTCCACCGCCTCTACCTAGACCCACACTGCAAGGCTCGCATGGCTAATGCACAG GATGCCGTTCAAGCAGCGGACCGAGCGAGTAAATACAAAGAGGAGAATCGTCAAATCCTGAAAGAGAGCATCGAGGTCGCTCCCTTCACCGCCAAGATCCAGCGCTCCGGTGACCCTGGGATggacagggacagagagaggtgcAGGGATCCAGCCTTCCCCGTCCGGTTACTGGCTCTCGCCTGCCCGAGCCCCAAAGCCGGCCACATCCATCCCCACGTCATCCAATCAGAAAAGAGCAACTACTTCACAACACTGTCCAACAGCGTTGTGAACGAGCCTCCGAGACTCTACCCCTCCAAGGAGCTCAGCTCTTACTACGAGAAAGTGTCCGGTGGAGCTCCAGGGGTCGTGACCAGCGTTGGGGCCACCGTGCCAAGCCAGGGAGCTCTGTCCCTGGGCAGCTACAGCTCCAAAGCCTCCCTCTCCAAGCCCCCTCCCCTGATCAAGCACCAGCcggagggaggagagggttTAGCAGGGAAAATCACAGAGCAGCTCAGCCAGCAGGTGACACTAGtccaacagcaacagcagctccACACGGGTGGTATGGACAGGATAGAACGCCGCAGCCCTGCcatttctccttcctcctctacatcttcctccacagcacacaaccaccaccaccatcaccaccaccaacaacac cagcagcagcaacagcagcagcagcaacaacaacaacatcaccagctcagggcaatgccatctctCCACCGAGCGCCTGTCTtccatccacccacacagcaCGCACTGGATCGCAAAGAGGCtgcagagcgagagagggagcgggagaaggagagggagagggagagggagagagagagggagagagagagagagcgggaaaGAGCCGGTTACGGCGGACGCCTGTCCCCACCGACCCTCACGCCCAtccagccagttagcttagcggTAGCCGGTAGCAAAACATCTGCGGAGCAGCAGAAGCCCCCCACCCTCCTGCCGGAACTCAGGGACGTCAAAGGTCATGGGAACGCCGCCACCATCACCTCCGTGGCCTCAGTCTTCGGTGGGGAGATCATGACTTCGTCCGTAGACGCGTGGAGGCAAGGAGAGATGATTCAAGACAGGGGGGGGATGTCGAGGGTCAAGCCTCAATCCGCAATGGCGTCTGTCATCGTGCGTCCGTCGTCATCCATCAAGTACGACAGTCTTGTTGGTTTTAACAAATCTGGTGCTATGATCACTAAGGATCTCCCCCAGGGGAGGTTCTACCCAGCCAAGCTTCAGGGGGAGGCTCTTAGACTAGGGGAGAGTGTGAGAGAAGTTGTAGCCGGCAGGGTGATCCAACCCAACTCGAACTTCGACGACAGTTGTATCCAGTACAAACATGCTTCTATGCGTGCCATGCAGGGCACTATGGCAGCCGGGATCACAAACTCTGTGTGCAGGACTGCCATTTCAGCCACATCAGCTTTTGGCATACAGAGTATCAGTGGGACAGCCATCCCCGAGCTGGGCTACTCAATCTCAGCCCATAAAACTGGGATTTGCGGCCGGGTGCTAAACCACTCAGGACCGGGAGAGTACCAAGAGGGGTTAGGCTCACGCACCACATCTCCTGGGGGGTCTCTGCCTCCCCCTAGTCCAGCAGGGACACCCCAGCCCAGTCAAAGCCTCACCCCAACACCCAGCTCCATTTCTGGCTGCAGTCAGCcttactcctcctcctttgtccaCCTTAAGAAGCACAAAGCTGCTTTGGCTGCAGCCCAGTCCAGAAGCAACTTCTCCACCGTGCCCACATCCATCGCAGCCGGAAATTGCTTCCTGCCTGTGGATTCAGTCGACAAAACTCCCGTTCGCAACTcgccccctccaccctcctccagcCAAGCCTCGTCATCTTCGGTCGACAGCAGTATCAGCAGCTCGGCCAGCGGGACCACAACAACGGGGAAGTCCAGTCCCGTGCCCAACGGCCAGACCTCGGGGTCGGCCTCGACGAGCAGCGGGCAGCCCAGCAACTACCACAAGCTGAAGAAAGCCTGGTTAACTCGGCACTCAGAGGAGGACAGGAACACAACGGCTACTGCGAGCTTCACCAGTATTAAACCAGAGAAACTGCCCAGCACCAGCAACAGCACCAGCACcgccaccagcaccagcacaaGTAACACCGCGGCCATGTCAGAAATGATCAAACCCTGCACAGTCAATCTCAGTGCCTCCACCTCCAGCGAGGTGGAGCTGAGCAAAGACtgcaaagcagagagagagaggcagctggaggagaaggtgggAGGAGCAGCCACAGGGGGTGtaggggaggagagaaaagcagcTCCCTCATCAAGGCGAGGGAACAAGCGGTCCTATGAGTCCGCTTCAGAGAGCGGGGGAGACGACTCCGACGCCAGTGAGAGCAAGATGGAGGGCCGAGCCAAGCGTCAACCTAAACCCACctacaagaagaagcagaacgATATGgccaggaggaaaggagacaacGAAAAGGACGAGGATGATTTGAAGCCCAATGGCATCTTCCGATCAGCCCGGGAGAAGACGAAACTTAAACTTGCCAGCACCA ATGGGATCCCCCGCTCCGTCCTGAAGGACTGGAGGAAGGTGAAGAAGCTGAAGCAGACGGGGGAGTCGTTCCTGCAGGACGACTCATGTGCCGAAATCGGGCCCAACCTGCAGAAGTGTCGGGAGTGCAGGGTGGTCCGCAGCAAGAAGGGAGAGGAGCCGACGCATTCCCCCGTCTTCTGCCGCTTCTACTATTTCAGACg GCTGTCCTACAGTAAAAACGGAGTCCTCCGGATGGATGGCTTTTCCAATCCGGACCAGTTCGACGATGAAGCCCTGTCCCTGTGGGTGCCCGGGCTGATGGAGGAGAGCCAATTGGACCAAACCACAGCCAAGTACATCCTCAGCTTCATAGGAGACAAGTTCTGTCAGATGGTTGTGACCGAGAACAACGCAGCCACCTGGATCAAGAAGGATG CCAAGTTGGCGTGGAAGCGAGCGGTGAGAGGGGTGAGGGAGATGTGCGACGCCTGTGAGGCGACGCTCTTCAACATCCACTGGGTCTGTCAGAAGTGTGGCTTTGTTGTCTGCTTGGACTGCTACAAGGCCAAGGAGAGAAGGAGCTCCAAAg ATAAAGAACTCTACGGCTGGCTGAAGTGTGTGAAAGGCCAACCCCATGACCACAAACACCTGATGCCCACACAGATCATACCTGGCACAG TGCTGACAGAGTTGGTGTCTTCCATGCACTCTCTGAGAGAAAAATACAACATCAAACCCAACTGTCCCTGCACCAACAAGCAGAACCTCCTCACCAAACTACCAGCCACCAACGGAGTCTCACAG GTCCTGCAGAACGTCCTGAATCACAGCAACAAACTGTCTCTGGTGAAAGCTGAGCCGGGCTCTCAGCAGAACTCCGACCAAGGCGGAACAAAGGTGGAGACCAACGGGGGAAGCGGTGGGGAGAGCAATCCAGGCAGCGACGCAGGAAGTGCTCCCGTCACCCCGCCCGAGTCCCAGTCGCCTCTGCACTTCCTGGCAGACCTGGCCGAGCAAAAGTccagggaggaaaagaaag AAAACAAGTTGGTGCTGCTCGGTAAATCGGTAAAGGAAGACAAGGTGGGGGACAGCCTGGAGGTCCTGCAGCAGTGTAAAACCACGTCACTGGTAGCCAACAGTACGGAGCAGGGCTCCACACTCAGAGACCTGCTCACCACCACAGCAGGGAAGCTGAAGCTGGGCTCCACCGACGCAGGAATTGCTTTTGCACCGGTCTACTCTACTGCGTCACAG ATGGGAAAAGGTGGGAGGACCATGCCCAATATCCTTGACGACATCATTGCTTCTGTAGTTGAGAACAAAATCCCCGCCAGTCGCCAGAGCATCGCAACCAAACTGTCAATTAAGCACGAGCCCGTCACcctgagcaacaacaacagcatccCTGCCACTGCTATCAGTGAGGATGCCAAACCAGACAGGAAGAAGTTGGCGCACGTGACTGCGGCAGTGCCCGAGGAATCGACCAATCAGTATCCAGATATTCCCCACTGCTGGTTAAACAACAGACGGCTACTGTGGCTCAAAGATCACCGCAACCAGAACAACTGGAGGCTGTTCAGAGAGTGCTGGAGACAAGGACAG CCCGTGTTGGTGTCGGGGATCCATAAGCGGCTCAACGGTGGCCTGTGGAAAGCTGACTCCTTCAACCAGGAGTTTGCAGACCATCAGGGAGACCTCCTGAACTGTAAAGACCAGGTGGTGTCCAACTCCGGCATCAAGGAGTTCTGGGATGGATTTGAGGACATCACCA AGCGGCCAAAGTCCAAGGATGGAGAACCGATGGTCTACAGACTGAAGGACTGGCCGTCTGGGGAGGAGTTCATGGCCCTGATGCCCTCCAG ATATGATGACTTGATGAAGAACCTGCCGCTGCCAGAGTACTCTGATCCAGAAGGCAACCTCAACCTGGCCTCCCACCTGCCATCTTTCTTTGTCCGGCCCGATCTGGGGCCCAGACTGTGCTGTGCCTACG GTGTAGCTGCGTCTCAGGACCAGGACTTCGGGACCGCCAACCTCCACGTGGAAGTCTCCGATGTCGTCTCCATTCTGGTCTACGTAGGAGTGGCCAAAGGCAACGGAGTCCTGTCCAAAACTG gagtgcTGAAgcgtctggaggaggaggagctagaCGAGGGGGTCCGAAGGAGGCTCAAGGACTCCAGCGAGACCCCGGGGGCTCTGTGGCACAtctacctcaacaaagacatgGACAAAGTCCGAGAGTTCCTGCACAAG GAGCAGGGATCGGACACGATGGTGGACCAGGACCCAATCAGAGAGCAGGGCTCGTACCTGAGCAGGAAGCAGCGTCAGCGGCTGCTGGATGAGCACGGAGTCCAGGGCTGGACTGTGGTTCAGTTCCTGGGGGACTCTGTACTCATACCAGCAGGGGCCATGCACCAG GTCCAGAACCTCCACAGCTGTGTCCAGGTCATCAACGACTTTGTGTCTCCCGAGCACGTGGCCAACTCCTTCCACCTGACCCAGGAGCTGCGGCCCAGTAAAGAGGAGGTCAACTACGAGGATAAACTACAG gtgaaGAACATTCTGTACCACTGTGTGAAGGAGGCGGTGAACTCCCTGAAGAGGAGCGGCTCTGAGGAAGACGACCAGGAAGAGAACTCATGA